The sequence below is a genomic window from Micromonospora aurantiaca ATCC 27029.
TCGGGGCGTAGCGCGGGACGTACTCCTGGCCGCTGAGCTTCTGGATCTCGGCCATCATCTCGTCGGTCATCGCGCGCAGCGAGGTGCGGTCGTCGGGGCGGCCGGTGAAGTCCAGTGGCTTGCCGAACTTGATGGTGATCTTGGCGCGGCCCGGTCGCGGGATCCGCGTACCGATCGGCTGGGCCTTGTCGGTGCCGGTCACGCCGACCGGGATGATCGGCACGCCGGCGGCGATCGCCAGCCGGACGGTGCCGGTGCGCCCGCGGTAGAGACGCCCGTCCGGGGAGCGGGTGCCCTCCGGGTAGACGGCGACCAGGTCACCGGCCTTGAGCACCGGGATCGCCGCGTCGAACGCGGTCAGCGCGGCCCGGCCGCCGGCCCGCTCGACCGGGATCGCGCCCAGCCCGGTGAGCACGAACTTGGAGAAGCCGCCCTTGAGCCCGGTGCCCTTGAAGTACTCCGACTTGGCCCAGAACGCCAGGTGGCGGGGCACCACGGTGCCGAGGAGCAGTTCGTCGGCGACGGAGAGGTGGTTGCTGGCGAAGATCGCGCCGCCGGTCGCCGGGATGTGCTCCAAACCCTCCACGTGCGGACGGAAGGCCAACCGGAGCGCGGGCGCCACGGTGAGCTTGCCGATGGTGTAGAGCAGGGGCACGGGTCCTCCGGCGGTCGTACGTGAAACAGGCGCTGTCACGGTAGCCGACGCGGCCGTCCGCCACCGAGCGGGTGGTCCGCAGTCCACTCGCTGGGTGCGGGTGTTAAGCAGGGGCCCCTCCTCTACCTGAGGCGTTAAGAAGGGCCCCCGCCTTACATCACACCTTGCGGACCGTCACCGTTACGCGCTCGCCCTCGCCGGCCTCGCCGTCGAAGCCGTCGAGGCCCTCGGCGAAGTCGATGCTGTCGGCGAGCACCTCCCGGGCCACGAACCCGGTGTACGCGGCGACGGCCGCGCGCACCTCCTCCGAGGCGGAGACGGCCACCGTGATCCGGTCGGACACGTCGAGGTCGGCCTCCCGGCGGGCCTGCTGCACGACCCGGACCACGTCCCGGGCCAGCCCTTCGGCTGCGAGTTCCGGTGTGACCTCGGTGTCCAGCACGACCACTCCCTCACCGCCGGGCAGCGGCGCGGAGTGCTCGGCGTCGGCGGCGACCAGGCGCAGCTCGTACTCGCCCTCGGCGAGCGTGACCCCGGCGGCGACCGGGGCGCCGTCGCGCAGCTCCCACTCCCCCGCCTTGACCGCCTTGATGACCTGCTGGACGGCCTTGCCGACGCGCGGGCCGAGCGCCCGCGGCACCACGGTGAGCACCTGCTGGCAGTACGCGGACACCTCGTCGGTGAGCACGACCTCCTTGACGTTCACCTCGTCGGCGACCAGATCGGCGAAGGGCCGCAGCTGGGCGGCGACGGGCGACGCCACTGTGAGCTTCGCCAGCGGCAGCCGTACCCGCAGGCCCTTGGCCTTGCGCAGCGACAGCGCCGCCGAGGCGACCGCCCGGACGTTGTCCATCGCGGAGACCAGCTCGTGGTCGGCCGGGAACTCCTCCGCCTGCGGCCAGTCGGTCAGGTGCACCGACCGCTCGCCGGTCAGCCCGCGCCAGATCTCCTCGGCGGTCAGCGGCGCCAGCGGCGCCACCACCCGGCACAGCGTCTCCAGCACGGTCCACAGCGTGTCGAACGCGTCCGCGTCGCCGGCCCAGAACCGGTCCCGGGACCGGCGCACGTACCAGTTCGTCAGCGCGTCCAGGTAGGACCGCACGGTGGCGCACGCGCCGGAGATGTCGTACGCGTCCATCTGCGCGCCGACGGTCGCGACCAGCTCGTTCGTCTTCGCCAGCACGTACCGGTCGAGCACGTTCGTGGAGTCGGTACGACGACGCGCGGTGTGGCCGTCGGCGTTGGCGTACAGCGAGAAGAAGTACCAGACGTTCCACAGCGGCAGCAGCACCTGGCGCACCGCGTCCCGGATGCCCGACTCGGTGACCGCCATGTCGCCGCCGCGCAGCACCGGCGAGGACATCAGCATCCACCGCATCGCGTCCGACCCGTACGAGTCGAACACGTGGTAGACGTCCGGGTAGTTGCGCAGGCTCTTGGACATCTTGCGCCCGTCCGAGCCGAGCAGGATGCCGTGGCTCAGGCAGTTGCGGAACGCCGGCCTGTCGAACAGCGCGGTGGCCAGCACGTGCATGGTGTAGAACCAGCCGCGGGTCTGCCCGATGTACTCGACGATGAAGTCACCCGGGTAGTGGTGCTCGAACCACTCGCGGTTCTCGAACGGGTAGTGCACCTGGGCGAACGGCATCGAGCCGGACTCGAACCAGCAGTCCAGCACCTCCGGCACCCGGCGCATCATCGACTTGCCCGTCGGGTCGTCCGGGTTGGGGCGGACCAGGTCGTCCACCGCCGGCCGGTGCAGGTCGGTCAGGCGTACGCCGAAGTCCCGCTCGATCTGCTCCAGCGAGCCGTACACGTCCACCCGCGGGTGGTTCGGGTCGTCGGACTTCCACACCGGGATCGGCGAGCCCCAGAACCGGTTCCGGCTGATCGACCAGTCCCGGGCGTTCGCCAGCCACTTGCCGAACGAGCCGTCCTTGATGTGCCCGGGGGTCCAGTTGATCTGCTGGTTCAGCTCGACCATCCGGTCCTTGAACGTCGACACGGCGACGAACCACGACGACACCGCCTTGTAGACCAGCGGGGTGTCGCAGCGCCAGCAGTGCGGGTAGGAGTGGGTGTAGGTGTCCTGCCGCAGCACCACCCCCCGCTCCTTCAGCTCCCGGATCACCGGCTTGTTCACGTCGAAGACCTGCTCGCCCTGGTACGGCGGGACCAGCGCGGTGAACCGGGTGTGGTCGTCCACCGTCACGACGGTGGGGATGCCGGCGGCGTTGCAGGTGTTCTGGTCGTCCTCACCGAAGGCGGGCGCCAGGTGGACGATCCCGGTGCCGTCCTCGGTGGTCACGAAGTCCGCGCCGAGCACCTGGTACGCGTTCGGGCCGGCCGGCTCGACGAGGAAGTCGTACAGCGGCGTGTAGCGGCGTCCGACCAGGTCGCGGCCGTACACGGTGCCGACCTGCTCGTACCCCTCCAGTTCCTTGGCGTACGCGCCGAGGCGCGCGGCACCGACGACGTAGCGCTCACCGTCGCGTTCCAGCAGCGCGTACTCGATGTCGGGGCCGACGGCGAGCGCCAGGTTCGACGGCAGCGTCCACGGCGTGGTCGTCCAGACGCCCAGCTTGACCGGCCCGCGCAGCGGCTCCGGCGCGTTCTCGTCGGCGGTCAGCTCGAACCAGACGGTGAGCGTCGGGTCGTGCCGGTCCCGGTAGACGTCGTCCATCCGGGTCTCGGTGTTCGACAGCGGCGTCTCGCACCGCCAGCAGTACGCGAGCACCCGGAAGCCCTCGTAGACCAGACCCTTGTCGTGCAGGGTCTTGAAGGCCCACATGACGCTTTCCATGTAGTCCAGGTCGAGCGTCTTGTAGTCGTTGGCGAAGTCGACCCAGCGGGCCTGCCGGGTGACGTACCGCTCCCAGTCGTGGGTGAACTCCAGCACCGACGTGCGGCAGGCGTCGTTGAACCGGGCCACGCCGAGGTCGAGGATCTCCGCCTTCGTGGTGATGCCGAGCTGCTTCTCGGCCACCACCTCGGCGGGCAGGCCGTGGCAGTCCCAGCCGAACCGGCGCTCGACGTGCCTGCCACGCATGGTCTGGTAGCGCGGCACCACGTCCTTGACGTAGCCGGTGAACAGGTGGCCGTAGTGCGGCAGGCCGTTGGCGAACGGCGGGCCGTCGTAGAAGACGTACTCGTTCTCGCCGTCCCGGCCGGCGTCGCGGGCCTCGACTGACGCCTCGAAGGTCTTGTCGGCCGTCCAGTGCTCCAGCACCCGGCGCTCGACCGCGGGCAGGTCCGGGCTCGCCGGTACACCGGCGCCGGTCGGGTCGTGCAACGGATAGGCCATCGCCTGTCGCTCTCCCTCAGCAGCTCACTCGTCCGTGGTCTGCGAGGACGAGCCGAATCCGGTACGCCGTGACCGGCGCCCGGGTGTGGCCCGCGGTACCACCCCGCTTGGCGGCCGAGGTGCGACCGCCCGCTCGTTGGCCGGCTGTGACGGGCCGGTCCCGTCCGGTTCTACTGAGCCGGTGACCCGGCCGTTCTTCCGGAGGCTCGCCGGTGATGGCCGGGTCGTCGCCTGTGTCCATCAAGCGTACTCGACCCCCCACCCACCGCGCCGCCGAGTATCACCCGCCCCGCCTCTCCCCGCCCCGCCCCTGCCCCGTCGATCATGAAGTTGACGGCCAGATCCGAGATCCACATCGCCGCCAACTTCATGATCAACGCATCCAGGGCGGGGTGGGGTCAGCGGGAGGTGGGGGCGGGGAGGGTGGTGGTCCAGAGGGAGGCGCCGGTGCGGTCGCGGAGGTGGACCGTGAGGGCCGCCGACGGGCCGTCGATGGTCACCTCGCCGAAGTGCTGGAAGCCCTCGGCCGGGGAGGTGTTCGCGCGCGGCGGGGCGTGCACGAAGACCGCCTTCGGGCCGAACGTGCCGTCCAGCGCGTTCGGCCCGAACGCGCCGGCGTGCGCCGGGCCGGAGACGAACTCCCAGAACGGGCTGAAGTCCCGCACCGCGGCGCGCGCCGGGTCGTAGTGGTGGGCGGCGGTGTAGTGCACGTCGGCGGTGAGGAACACCAGCCCGGTCACCCCGGCCCGGTGCGAGGCGCGCAGCACCTCGGCGAACTCCAGCTCCCGGCCGGCCGGCGCGCCGTGGTCGCCCTGCGCGACGCCCTCCTGGGAGCCTGCCCCGTCCGGCACCACCAGGCCGATCGGCAGGTCGTTGGCGATCACCTTCCAGGTGGCCCGGGAGGCGCGCAGCTCGCGGATCAGCCACTCCCGCTGCGCCTTGCCGAGCAGGCCCCGGTTGCGGTCGGCGTACGTGTTGCCGTCGTTGGGGTCCTTGTAGGTGCGCATGTCCAGCACGAACACGTCCAGCAGCGGCCCGTACGACAGCTTGCGGTACATCGGCCCGCCCGACGGCACCGGCAGCCACTCGTGGAACGCCTGCCGGGCCCGGGCGGCGAGCACGTCCACGCGCTTCTCGCCGTACCGCTCGTCGGTCAGGATCTCCCCCGGGTACCAGTTGTTCACCACCTCGTGGTCGTCCCACTGGTTGATCTGCGGCACCTGGGCGGCGAACGCCCGCAGGTGCTCGTCGAGCAGGTTGTACGCGAACTGCCCCCGGTACTCGGCGAGCGTCTCGGCCACCTTGCTCTTCTCCGGCGTCACCAGGTTGCGCCAGGTGCGGCCGTCGGGCAGGACCACGCTCTCGGCCAGCGGCCCGTCGGCGTACACGGTGTCGCCGCTGCACAGGAAGAAGTCCGGGCGGCGCTCCCGCATGGCCCGGAAGATCGCCAGGCCGTCGAAGTCGGTGCTGATCCCCCAGCCCTGCCCGACGATGTCGCCGGTCCACACGAACCGCACGTCACGCCGCTGGTGCCGCCCGGGGGCGGTGGCGAACGAACCGGTCAGCGGCTCGCTGCACAGGCCGTGCCGGTCCAGGCTCTCCACCCGTACCCGGTAGTGCAGCCGCTCCCCCGCGGGCAGGCCGCGCAGGCGGACCTTGCCGGTGAGGTCGCCGGTGGGGTCGACCACCGGGCCGCGCACCAGGCGGGCGCCGCGCAGGTCCGGCCGGCGGCTGACCTCGACCAGCATCCGGCCGGGCCGGTCCGCGCGGGTCCAGACCAGCGCCGAGTCGGCAGTCACGTCGCCGCTCTGCACGCCGTGGGTGAGCAGCGGCCGGCCGCTGCGCCGCAGGCCGGGTGCGGCGGGCGCGCCGGGCGCGCCGAGCAGCGCGCCGCCGGCGACTCCGGCACCGGCGACCAGGCCGGCGCGGAGCAGGGTACGTCGATCGAAGTGCGTCATGGGTTCTCCCGGTCTCGGCAGTGTCGCCAGCCGGTCTACCGGCCGCAGGTGGCCGGGAACTCCGGTCGAGGTGACCGGCACGTCAACGACTGCTGTCCAGCGCCCCGGCATGACCACCGTCACACCGCCGGGCCGTCACACCGCGCCCGCCGTGCCCCGTCCTGTGCGCGTACCCGAACCCTCAAGGAGGCGGCGATGAGCCGGATGGACATGGCGGCGGTGGCGCCCGAGGCGTACCAGGCCGTGCTGGGCCTGGAGAAGTACGTCCGGGCGAACGTGGACCACACCGTGCTGGAGCTGGTGAAGCTGCGGGCGTCGATGCGCAACGGCTGCGCGTTCTGCGTCGACATGCACAGCCGCGAGGCGCTGGCGGCCGGGGAGGACAGCCGCCGGCTGTTCGCCGTCGCGGCGTGGCGCGAGGCGCCGTTCTTCGACGAGCGGGAGCGGGCCGCGCTGGCCCTCACCGACGCGGTGACCCGGCTCGGCGAGCACGGCGTGCCGGACGACGTCTGGGACGCCGCGGCGAAGGTGTGGTCGGAGAAGGAGCTGGCGGATCTGGTGATGGCGATCGCCACCATCAACGTGTGGAACCGGGTCGCGGTGACCTGCCGGACGCAGCCGCCGGCGCAGGTCTGATCGCTGACACACGACGGCCCCGGTCCCGCGAAGATGCGGGCCGGGGCCGTCGGCGCGTGGGTC
It includes:
- a CDS encoding lysophospholipid acyltransferase family protein, whose amino-acid sequence is MPLLYTIGKLTVAPALRLAFRPHVEGLEHIPATGGAIFASNHLSVADELLLGTVVPRHLAFWAKSEYFKGTGLKGGFSKFVLTGLGAIPVERAGGRAALTAFDAAIPVLKAGDLVAVYPEGTRSPDGRLYRGRTGTVRLAIAAGVPIIPVGVTGTDKAQPIGTRIPRPGRAKITIKFGKPLDFTGRPDDRTSLRAMTDEMMAEIQKLSGQEYVPRYAPKRADQTAGDQAGGEQTA
- the ileS gene encoding isoleucine--tRNA ligase — encoded protein: MAYPLHDPTGAGVPASPDLPAVERRVLEHWTADKTFEASVEARDAGRDGENEYVFYDGPPFANGLPHYGHLFTGYVKDVVPRYQTMRGRHVERRFGWDCHGLPAEVVAEKQLGITTKAEILDLGVARFNDACRTSVLEFTHDWERYVTRQARWVDFANDYKTLDLDYMESVMWAFKTLHDKGLVYEGFRVLAYCWRCETPLSNTETRMDDVYRDRHDPTLTVWFELTADENAPEPLRGPVKLGVWTTTPWTLPSNLALAVGPDIEYALLERDGERYVVGAARLGAYAKELEGYEQVGTVYGRDLVGRRYTPLYDFLVEPAGPNAYQVLGADFVTTEDGTGIVHLAPAFGEDDQNTCNAAGIPTVVTVDDHTRFTALVPPYQGEQVFDVNKPVIRELKERGVVLRQDTYTHSYPHCWRCDTPLVYKAVSSWFVAVSTFKDRMVELNQQINWTPGHIKDGSFGKWLANARDWSISRNRFWGSPIPVWKSDDPNHPRVDVYGSLEQIERDFGVRLTDLHRPAVDDLVRPNPDDPTGKSMMRRVPEVLDCWFESGSMPFAQVHYPFENREWFEHHYPGDFIVEYIGQTRGWFYTMHVLATALFDRPAFRNCLSHGILLGSDGRKMSKSLRNYPDVYHVFDSYGSDAMRWMLMSSPVLRGGDMAVTESGIRDAVRQVLLPLWNVWYFFSLYANADGHTARRRTDSTNVLDRYVLAKTNELVATVGAQMDAYDISGACATVRSYLDALTNWYVRRSRDRFWAGDADAFDTLWTVLETLCRVVAPLAPLTAEEIWRGLTGERSVHLTDWPQAEEFPADHELVSAMDNVRAVASAALSLRKAKGLRVRLPLAKLTVASPVAAQLRPFADLVADEVNVKEVVLTDEVSAYCQQVLTVVPRALGPRVGKAVQQVIKAVKAGEWELRDGAPVAAGVTLAEGEYELRLVAADAEHSAPLPGGEGVVVLDTEVTPELAAEGLARDVVRVVQQARREADLDVSDRITVAVSASEEVRAAVAAYTGFVAREVLADSIDFAEGLDGFDGEAGEGERVTVTVRKV
- a CDS encoding alkaline phosphatase D family protein, with product MTHFDRRTLLRAGLVAGAGVAGGALLGAPGAPAAPGLRRSGRPLLTHGVQSGDVTADSALVWTRADRPGRMLVEVSRRPDLRGARLVRGPVVDPTGDLTGKVRLRGLPAGERLHYRVRVESLDRHGLCSEPLTGSFATAPGRHQRRDVRFVWTGDIVGQGWGISTDFDGLAIFRAMRERRPDFFLCSGDTVYADGPLAESVVLPDGRTWRNLVTPEKSKVAETLAEYRGQFAYNLLDEHLRAFAAQVPQINQWDDHEVVNNWYPGEILTDERYGEKRVDVLAARARQAFHEWLPVPSGGPMYRKLSYGPLLDVFVLDMRTYKDPNDGNTYADRNRGLLGKAQREWLIRELRASRATWKVIANDLPIGLVVPDGAGSQEGVAQGDHGAPAGRELEFAEVLRASHRAGVTGLVFLTADVHYTAAHHYDPARAAVRDFSPFWEFVSGPAHAGAFGPNALDGTFGPKAVFVHAPPRANTSPAEGFQHFGEVTIDGPSAALTVHLRDRTGASLWTTTLPAPTSR
- a CDS encoding carboxymuconolactone decarboxylase family protein — its product is MSRMDMAAVAPEAYQAVLGLEKYVRANVDHTVLELVKLRASMRNGCAFCVDMHSREALAAGEDSRRLFAVAAWREAPFFDERERAALALTDAVTRLGEHGVPDDVWDAAAKVWSEKELADLVMAIATINVWNRVAVTCRTQPPAQV